A single Oncorhynchus tshawytscha isolate Ot180627B linkage group LG01, Otsh_v2.0, whole genome shotgun sequence DNA region contains:
- the LOC112234617 gene encoding conserved oligomeric Golgi complex subunit 2 isoform X1 has product MNLPKGPDSLCFDKDVFMKDDFDVDQFVADCRKHVQLEEMREDLEMYYKQLKTAMVELINKDYADFVNLSTNLVGMDKALNQLSVPLGQLREEVLNLRTSVSEVVQAIDNQLSKQDDLQNKKINVMKLILVVRSVEKIEKILHSQNSKDWTSLEMSSPLLAGQILERIATEFNQLQFHAVQSKGMPLLDKVRPRISGITSTLQQSLEGLLIQGLQTSNVDIVRHCLRTYATIDKTRDAEALVGEVLVKPYMDMVIVEQFVKSTPNGLQILYTKLLQFVPHHCRLLCEVTGMVISSEKADIVPGYDFLVNSVWPEIIKGIEERIASLFNAGNPDTFYDRYTISIDFVRKFERQCGSQASVRRLRAHTSYQSFHNKWNLPIYFQLRYKEIAACLENAIADGLEAAPAGSSYHLLVSQVLWNSLVRCWAEKVYLPPLVHRFWKLTLQLISRYSKFLTEMLTKSPSTDISKDPVRLLPSSASSTSSHTSQDDGGSESGSPATLSTQQLVFIASDVNQLQDQITELSEMIKQRLEIIGYNNFVIVAEALEDSKDSLSGCIPTLNRKMTQHLTERCFRFLKSASEVPRLYRRTNKELPSRASAYMDNALRPLHQLLSDSKDMVKPSISQEWLRITLNDCTHRYFETISDVLSSVKKMEESLKRLKQARKTVTTNTTGTTGGPTDDSKIRLQLALDVEYLGEQIQKMGLQPADITMFSTLNDLVHGAQDGTPSEQAGP; this is encoded by the exons ATGAATCTGCCAAAGGGGCCGGATTCTCTGTGTTTCGACAAGGACGTGTTTATGAAG GATGACTTCGACGTGGATCAGTTTGTTGCAGATTGCAGAAAGCATGTCCAACTGGAGGAGATGCGCGAGGACCTTGAGATGTATTACAAACAGCTCAAAACAGCCATGGTTGAGCTCATCAATAAAGACTATGCTGACTTTGTCAACCTCTCCACCAATCTG GTTGGAATGGACAAAGCCCTGAACCAGCTATCAGTACCACTGGGTCAGTTGCGTGAAGAGGTGCTG AACTTGAGAACATCTGTAAGTGAGGTGGTCCAAGCCATTGACAACCAGCTATCCAAGCAAGATGATTTGCAAAACAAAAAG ATCAATGTCATGAAACTCATACTAGTTGTTCGATCAGTAGAGAAGATTGAAAAAATCCTACATTCTCAGAACTCAAAAGACTGGACATCTCTTGAGATGAGCAG TCCTCTCTTAGCTGGCCAGATTCTGGAGCGGATTGCCACAGAGTTCAACCAGCTGCAGTTCCATGCTGTCCAAAGCAAGGGCATGCCCCTGCTGGACAAAGTCAGGCCT CGTATTTCTGGCATCACTTCCACGCTACAGCAGTCTTTGGAGGGGCTCCTCATACAGGGCCTCCAGACCTCCAACGTGGACATTGTGCGTCACTGCCTACGCACCTATGCCACCATCGACAAGACCAGGGACGCAGAGGCACTGGTGGGAGAAGTCCTGGTCAAGCCCTATATGGACATG GTCATTGTTGAACAGTTTGTCAAGTCCACCCCCAATGGCCTTCAAATATTGTACACCAAGCTCCTACAGTTTGTGCCACATCACTGTAGACTGCTGTGTGAGGTGACTGGAATGGTCATTTCAAG TGAGAAGGCAGACATAGTCCCGGGATACGACTTCTTGGTGAACTCAGTGTGGCCTGAAATCATCAAAGGTATCGAGGAGAGAATCGCATCTCTCTTCAATGCGGGCAACCCTGACACCTTTTATGAC AGATACACTATCAGCATTGACTTTGTGAGAAAGTTTGAGAGACAGTGTGGCTCCCAAGCCAGTGTGAGGAGACTGAGAGCTCACACCTCCTATCAGAGCTTCCACAACAAGTGGAACCTACCTATCTACTTCCAGCTCAG GTACAAGGAAATTGCTGCATGTTTAGAGAATGCTATTGCTGATGGGTTAGAGGCAGCACCAG caGGCAGCTCCTATCACCTGCTGGTGTCCCAAGTGCTGTGGAACAGCTTGGTCAGGTGCTGGGCGGAGAAGGTCTATCTGCCCCCGCTGGTTCACCGCTTCTGGAAGCTCACCCTGCAGCTGATCTCACGCTACTCCAAGTTCCTCACTGAG ATGCTGACTAAATCTCCCTCCACGGACATCAGTAAAGACCCAGTGAGGCTCCTCCCCAGCTCTGCCTCCTCCACGTCCAGTCACACCTCTCAGGATGATGGGGGCAGCGAGAGCGGCAGCCCAGCAACCCTCTCCACCCAACAGCTGGTCTTTATAGCCTCTGATGTGAACCAACTAcaagaccag ATTACGGAACTTTCTGAGATGATTAAACAGAGACTGGAGATCATTGGGTACAACAACTTTGTAATTGTTGCAG AGGCCCTAGAAGACTCCAAAGACTCCCTGTCTGGCTGCATTCCCACCTTGAACCGCAAGATGACTCAGCATTTAACCGAGAGGTGCTTCCGCTTCCTGAAGAGTGCTTCTGAAGTCCCCCGACTGTACCGCAGGACCAACAAG GAACTTCCCTCCAGAGCCTCTGCCTACATGGACAACGCCCTGCGGCCGCTGCACCAGCTCCTGAGCGACTCCAAAGACATGGTGAAGCCCTCCATCTCCCAGGAATGGCTACGGATCACACTCAATGACTGCACTCACAG ATATTTTGAAACCATATCAGATGTTTTGAGTTCTGTGAAAAAAATGGAGGAGAGTTTAAAGAGACTGAAGCAAGCAAGGAAAACAGTGACCACCAACACTACAGGAACTACCGGAGGCCCCACAGACGACAGCAAGATCCGCCTGCAGTTGGCTTTGGATGTGGAGTACCTGGGAGAGCAG ATTCAGAAGATGGGTCTGCAGCCTGCCGACATCACCATGTTCTCAACACTAAATGACTTGGTCCATGGAGCACAGGACGGGACTCCATCAGAGCAGGCTGGACCATAA
- the LOC112234617 gene encoding conserved oligomeric Golgi complex subunit 2 isoform X3 yields MNLPKGPDSLCFDKDVFMKDDFDVDQFVADCRKHVQLEEMREDLEMYYKQLKTAMVELINKDYADFVNLSTNLVGMDKALNQLSVPLGQLREEVLNLRTSVSEVVQAIDNQLSKQDDLQNKKINVMKLILVVRSVEKIEKILHSQNSKDWTSLEMSSPLLAGQILERIATEFNQLQFHAVQSKGMPLLDKVRPRISGITSTLQQSLEGLLIQGLQTSNVDIVRHCLRTYATIDKTRDAEALVGEVLVKPYMDMVIVEQFVKSTPNGLQILYTKLLQFVPHHCRLLCEVTGMVISRYKEIAACLENAIADGLEAAPAGSSYHLLVSQVLWNSLVRCWAEKVYLPPLVHRFWKLTLQLISRYSKFLTEMLTKSPSTDISKDPVRLLPSSASSTSSHTSQDDGGSESGSPATLSTQQLVFIASDVNQLQDQITELSEMIKQRLEIIGYNNFVIVAEALEDSKDSLSGCIPTLNRKMTQHLTERCFRFLKSASEVPRLYRRTNKELPSRASAYMDNALRPLHQLLSDSKDMVKPSISQEWLRITLNDCTHRYFETISDVLSSVKKMEESLKRLKQARKTVTTNTTGTTGGPTDDSKIRLQLALDVEYLGEQIQKMGLQPADITMFSTLNDLVHGAQDGTPSEQAGP; encoded by the exons ATGAATCTGCCAAAGGGGCCGGATTCTCTGTGTTTCGACAAGGACGTGTTTATGAAG GATGACTTCGACGTGGATCAGTTTGTTGCAGATTGCAGAAAGCATGTCCAACTGGAGGAGATGCGCGAGGACCTTGAGATGTATTACAAACAGCTCAAAACAGCCATGGTTGAGCTCATCAATAAAGACTATGCTGACTTTGTCAACCTCTCCACCAATCTG GTTGGAATGGACAAAGCCCTGAACCAGCTATCAGTACCACTGGGTCAGTTGCGTGAAGAGGTGCTG AACTTGAGAACATCTGTAAGTGAGGTGGTCCAAGCCATTGACAACCAGCTATCCAAGCAAGATGATTTGCAAAACAAAAAG ATCAATGTCATGAAACTCATACTAGTTGTTCGATCAGTAGAGAAGATTGAAAAAATCCTACATTCTCAGAACTCAAAAGACTGGACATCTCTTGAGATGAGCAG TCCTCTCTTAGCTGGCCAGATTCTGGAGCGGATTGCCACAGAGTTCAACCAGCTGCAGTTCCATGCTGTCCAAAGCAAGGGCATGCCCCTGCTGGACAAAGTCAGGCCT CGTATTTCTGGCATCACTTCCACGCTACAGCAGTCTTTGGAGGGGCTCCTCATACAGGGCCTCCAGACCTCCAACGTGGACATTGTGCGTCACTGCCTACGCACCTATGCCACCATCGACAAGACCAGGGACGCAGAGGCACTGGTGGGAGAAGTCCTGGTCAAGCCCTATATGGACATG GTCATTGTTGAACAGTTTGTCAAGTCCACCCCCAATGGCCTTCAAATATTGTACACCAAGCTCCTACAGTTTGTGCCACATCACTGTAGACTGCTGTGTGAGGTGACTGGAATGGTCATTTCAAG GTACAAGGAAATTGCTGCATGTTTAGAGAATGCTATTGCTGATGGGTTAGAGGCAGCACCAG caGGCAGCTCCTATCACCTGCTGGTGTCCCAAGTGCTGTGGAACAGCTTGGTCAGGTGCTGGGCGGAGAAGGTCTATCTGCCCCCGCTGGTTCACCGCTTCTGGAAGCTCACCCTGCAGCTGATCTCACGCTACTCCAAGTTCCTCACTGAG ATGCTGACTAAATCTCCCTCCACGGACATCAGTAAAGACCCAGTGAGGCTCCTCCCCAGCTCTGCCTCCTCCACGTCCAGTCACACCTCTCAGGATGATGGGGGCAGCGAGAGCGGCAGCCCAGCAACCCTCTCCACCCAACAGCTGGTCTTTATAGCCTCTGATGTGAACCAACTAcaagaccag ATTACGGAACTTTCTGAGATGATTAAACAGAGACTGGAGATCATTGGGTACAACAACTTTGTAATTGTTGCAG AGGCCCTAGAAGACTCCAAAGACTCCCTGTCTGGCTGCATTCCCACCTTGAACCGCAAGATGACTCAGCATTTAACCGAGAGGTGCTTCCGCTTCCTGAAGAGTGCTTCTGAAGTCCCCCGACTGTACCGCAGGACCAACAAG GAACTTCCCTCCAGAGCCTCTGCCTACATGGACAACGCCCTGCGGCCGCTGCACCAGCTCCTGAGCGACTCCAAAGACATGGTGAAGCCCTCCATCTCCCAGGAATGGCTACGGATCACACTCAATGACTGCACTCACAG ATATTTTGAAACCATATCAGATGTTTTGAGTTCTGTGAAAAAAATGGAGGAGAGTTTAAAGAGACTGAAGCAAGCAAGGAAAACAGTGACCACCAACACTACAGGAACTACCGGAGGCCCCACAGACGACAGCAAGATCCGCCTGCAGTTGGCTTTGGATGTGGAGTACCTGGGAGAGCAG ATTCAGAAGATGGGTCTGCAGCCTGCCGACATCACCATGTTCTCAACACTAAATGACTTGGTCCATGGAGCACAGGACGGGACTCCATCAGAGCAGGCTGGACCATAA
- the LOC112234617 gene encoding conserved oligomeric Golgi complex subunit 2 isoform X2, with protein MNLPKGPDSLCFDKDVFMKDDFDVDQFVADCRKHVQLEEMREDLEMYYKQLKTAMVELINKDYADFVNLSTNLNLRTSVSEVVQAIDNQLSKQDDLQNKKINVMKLILVVRSVEKIEKILHSQNSKDWTSLEMSSPLLAGQILERIATEFNQLQFHAVQSKGMPLLDKVRPRISGITSTLQQSLEGLLIQGLQTSNVDIVRHCLRTYATIDKTRDAEALVGEVLVKPYMDMVIVEQFVKSTPNGLQILYTKLLQFVPHHCRLLCEVTGMVISSEKADIVPGYDFLVNSVWPEIIKGIEERIASLFNAGNPDTFYDRYTISIDFVRKFERQCGSQASVRRLRAHTSYQSFHNKWNLPIYFQLRYKEIAACLENAIADGLEAAPAGSSYHLLVSQVLWNSLVRCWAEKVYLPPLVHRFWKLTLQLISRYSKFLTEMLTKSPSTDISKDPVRLLPSSASSTSSHTSQDDGGSESGSPATLSTQQLVFIASDVNQLQDQITELSEMIKQRLEIIGYNNFVIVAEALEDSKDSLSGCIPTLNRKMTQHLTERCFRFLKSASEVPRLYRRTNKELPSRASAYMDNALRPLHQLLSDSKDMVKPSISQEWLRITLNDCTHRYFETISDVLSSVKKMEESLKRLKQARKTVTTNTTGTTGGPTDDSKIRLQLALDVEYLGEQIQKMGLQPADITMFSTLNDLVHGAQDGTPSEQAGP; from the exons ATGAATCTGCCAAAGGGGCCGGATTCTCTGTGTTTCGACAAGGACGTGTTTATGAAG GATGACTTCGACGTGGATCAGTTTGTTGCAGATTGCAGAAAGCATGTCCAACTGGAGGAGATGCGCGAGGACCTTGAGATGTATTACAAACAGCTCAAAACAGCCATGGTTGAGCTCATCAATAAAGACTATGCTGACTTTGTCAACCTCTCCACCAATCTG AACTTGAGAACATCTGTAAGTGAGGTGGTCCAAGCCATTGACAACCAGCTATCCAAGCAAGATGATTTGCAAAACAAAAAG ATCAATGTCATGAAACTCATACTAGTTGTTCGATCAGTAGAGAAGATTGAAAAAATCCTACATTCTCAGAACTCAAAAGACTGGACATCTCTTGAGATGAGCAG TCCTCTCTTAGCTGGCCAGATTCTGGAGCGGATTGCCACAGAGTTCAACCAGCTGCAGTTCCATGCTGTCCAAAGCAAGGGCATGCCCCTGCTGGACAAAGTCAGGCCT CGTATTTCTGGCATCACTTCCACGCTACAGCAGTCTTTGGAGGGGCTCCTCATACAGGGCCTCCAGACCTCCAACGTGGACATTGTGCGTCACTGCCTACGCACCTATGCCACCATCGACAAGACCAGGGACGCAGAGGCACTGGTGGGAGAAGTCCTGGTCAAGCCCTATATGGACATG GTCATTGTTGAACAGTTTGTCAAGTCCACCCCCAATGGCCTTCAAATATTGTACACCAAGCTCCTACAGTTTGTGCCACATCACTGTAGACTGCTGTGTGAGGTGACTGGAATGGTCATTTCAAG TGAGAAGGCAGACATAGTCCCGGGATACGACTTCTTGGTGAACTCAGTGTGGCCTGAAATCATCAAAGGTATCGAGGAGAGAATCGCATCTCTCTTCAATGCGGGCAACCCTGACACCTTTTATGAC AGATACACTATCAGCATTGACTTTGTGAGAAAGTTTGAGAGACAGTGTGGCTCCCAAGCCAGTGTGAGGAGACTGAGAGCTCACACCTCCTATCAGAGCTTCCACAACAAGTGGAACCTACCTATCTACTTCCAGCTCAG GTACAAGGAAATTGCTGCATGTTTAGAGAATGCTATTGCTGATGGGTTAGAGGCAGCACCAG caGGCAGCTCCTATCACCTGCTGGTGTCCCAAGTGCTGTGGAACAGCTTGGTCAGGTGCTGGGCGGAGAAGGTCTATCTGCCCCCGCTGGTTCACCGCTTCTGGAAGCTCACCCTGCAGCTGATCTCACGCTACTCCAAGTTCCTCACTGAG ATGCTGACTAAATCTCCCTCCACGGACATCAGTAAAGACCCAGTGAGGCTCCTCCCCAGCTCTGCCTCCTCCACGTCCAGTCACACCTCTCAGGATGATGGGGGCAGCGAGAGCGGCAGCCCAGCAACCCTCTCCACCCAACAGCTGGTCTTTATAGCCTCTGATGTGAACCAACTAcaagaccag ATTACGGAACTTTCTGAGATGATTAAACAGAGACTGGAGATCATTGGGTACAACAACTTTGTAATTGTTGCAG AGGCCCTAGAAGACTCCAAAGACTCCCTGTCTGGCTGCATTCCCACCTTGAACCGCAAGATGACTCAGCATTTAACCGAGAGGTGCTTCCGCTTCCTGAAGAGTGCTTCTGAAGTCCCCCGACTGTACCGCAGGACCAACAAG GAACTTCCCTCCAGAGCCTCTGCCTACATGGACAACGCCCTGCGGCCGCTGCACCAGCTCCTGAGCGACTCCAAAGACATGGTGAAGCCCTCCATCTCCCAGGAATGGCTACGGATCACACTCAATGACTGCACTCACAG ATATTTTGAAACCATATCAGATGTTTTGAGTTCTGTGAAAAAAATGGAGGAGAGTTTAAAGAGACTGAAGCAAGCAAGGAAAACAGTGACCACCAACACTACAGGAACTACCGGAGGCCCCACAGACGACAGCAAGATCCGCCTGCAGTTGGCTTTGGATGTGGAGTACCTGGGAGAGCAG ATTCAGAAGATGGGTCTGCAGCCTGCCGACATCACCATGTTCTCAACACTAAATGACTTGGTCCATGGAGCACAGGACGGGACTCCATCAGAGCAGGCTGGACCATAA